Proteins encoded in a region of the Planococcus citri chromosome 1, ihPlaCitr1.1, whole genome shotgun sequence genome:
- the LOC135833329 gene encoding uncharacterized protein LOC135833329, giving the protein MFSVIQIVVITLTIFVGCEAANGPDHSKCKRNLKSRNYNYEVYPIDEIKNDNDIYLEFSVKAEKDALIIFSPTNDTKNSGPNFYEILIGGYTNTKSTIRETPGSGNTELATHDEDDILSSKDYRQFWIRISLNGSSIQVGKKGKAPFMQLSKRQSKNIAYYGLATWFEDIREVNWYFPCSDDGKYDKNKTRIIDTVFANYSHTSLPKNEITQADITFVSQNTYFPDSENAEINGTANITWKDERLSWKPASYNNYRSVDVKYKPVWKPNITLTNGELVNGTLNSANNSMISLSYDGNVTWTTQFRLRTPCLPEGENAHKPRLYCSIELTSSISNINFNFSNHINSTLQIKSASKFDYKYVELQDKNQNKFKFAADLVYDKLGRSTSN; this is encoded by the exons atgttcTCAGTGATTCAAATCGTTGTTATtactttaacaatttttgtcGGATGTGAAGCTGCAAATGGACCGg ATCATTCAAAATGCAaacgaaatttgaaatctcgAAACTACAATTACGAAGTTTACCCAATagacgaaataaaaaatgataacgaCATTTATTTGGAGTTCTCCGTAAAAGCTGAAAAAGATGctctaattattttttctccaacaaACGATACAAAGAACAGCGGTCCAAATTTCTATGAAATACTGATAGGCGGTTATACCAATACGAAATCAACAATCCGAGAAACTCCAGGATCAGGAAATACAGAACTGGCTACACATGACGAGGACGACATATTATCATCTAAAGATTATCGTCAATTCTGGATTCGAATTTCTCTAAACGGATCATCGATTCAAGTGGGGAAAAAAGGGAAAGCTCCGTTCAtgcaattgtcaaaaaggcaGTCTAAGAACATTGCCTACTATGGATTAGCTACTTGGTTTGAAGATATTCGTGAAGTGAACTGGTATTTTCCATGTTCCGATGACGGTAAATATG ACAAGAACAAAACCCGTATTATCGATACCGTATTCGCCAATTATTCACACACGTccctaccaaaaaatgaaattactcaAGCAGATATCACGTTCGTAAgccaaaatacgtattttccG GATTCTGAAAACGCAGAGATAAACGGAACTGCAAATATA ACATGGAAAGATGAACGATTATCCTGGAAACCAGCATCTTATAATAATTACCGATCTGTAGATGTGAAATACAAACCCGTATGGAAACCTAACATTACCCTCACAAA CGGTGAATTAGTCAACGGAACACTGAATTCTGCCAATAATTCGATGATATCCTTATCTTATGATGGGAACGTAACATGGACCACTCAATTCAGATTAAGAACACCGTGTCTACCTGAGGGGGAAAATGCGCACAAACCACGATTGTACTGCTCGATCGAATTGACATCAAGcatttcaaatataaatttcaacttttcaaac CATATCAATTCTACACTCCAAATCAAAAGCGCATCGAAATTTGACTACAAGTATGTTGAACTTCAGGAtaagaatcaaaataaattcaagtttGCCGCAGATTTGGTCTACGACAAACTAGGCCGTAGCACTTCAAACTGA
- the LOC135833330 gene encoding uncharacterized protein LOC135833330 produces the protein MFSQISRVVFILIFINVANGLGDSNGIDLSKCSYLKTNDYAYSFYPIQEVKNGSGIFLTFKVKAKRDALIIFSPTNEPAKNGQQVFEVVLGGYGNTRSTIRTTPKGGEEISYNETNIVSSEKWNHFWIRINSNGSLIEVGKNNSDGSSAIMTFKTKPRTIKYYGFSSWNYENEVEWAFQCSKNDNSVEDVSKCRAVNTDEYVYTYYPIDDIKTATGIFLTFNVKAGRDALIIFSPTNQPNKTEKVFEVVLGGYRNTRSMIRITPTGGEVTTRNETDILSPEKWRKFWIRINSNGSLIEVGKHGRPAFMSVKNQSRPIKYYGFASWIDKNPVNWTFSCIQNNKTDQCHPTSLTTTKYDYQLFPIDYLVKNEHGILLNFSVKAERDAHILLSSTNQTVSRGQNDYEIVLGSHRNTKSEIRPSTNESNEKDIVTLKEWRTFWIRVSSDGLIEVGKNGNKSSFMSWNATGGTNFTHFGFASWNGNTVNWMIHCSQIRDDKNKTKNDKILAKDLLTNYSRSTPPNGNGTFLDQANITIVIQNSTFSDPESVEINGLAKIT, from the exons ATGTTCTCGCAGATTTCTcgtgttgttttcattttgatttttatcaatgtgGCGAATGGACTCGGCGATTCGAATGGAATAG ATCTTTCGAAATGTAGTTACTTAAAAACCAACGATTACGCATATTCATTTTATCCGAtccaagaagtaaaaaatggCAGTGGAATTTTTCTGACGTTTAAAGTGAAAGCTAAACGAGACGCTCTAATCATCTTCTCTCCGACAAATGAGCCAGCGAAAAATGGTCAACAAGTTTTCGAAGTGGTTTTAGGAGGTTATGGGAATACACGTTCGACAATACGAACAACTCCAAAGGGAGGCGAAGAGATCAGCTACAATGAGACAAATATAGTATCGTCTGAAAAATGGAATCATTTCTGGATTCGAATCAACTCAAACGGATCATTGATTGAAGTCGGAAAGAACAACAGCGACGGTAGCTCCGCAATCATGACTTTTAAAACCAAGCCCAGGACAATCAAGTATTATGGATTTTCTAGCTGGAACTATGAAAACGAAGTCGAGTGGGCTTTTCAGTGCAGCAAGAACGATAAttcagtag aaGATGTTTCCAAATGTCGAGCTGTAAACACTGACGAATACGTATACACGTATTATCCAATCGACGACATAAAGACTGCCACAGGGATCTTTTTGACATTCAATGTAAAAGCTGGACGAGAcgctttaataattttttctccaacaaaCCAGCCAAACAAGACTGAGAAAGTTTTTGAAGTAGTCTTAGGTGGTTATAGGAATACTCGTTCAATGATTCGGATAACTCCAACGGGAGGTGAAGTGACTACACGCAATGAGACCGATATATTATCTCCGGAAAAATGGCGTAAATTCTGGATTCGAATTAACTCGAATGGATCATTAATTGAGGTGGGAAAACACGGAAGGCCTGCTTTCATGTCTGTTAAAAATCAGTCTAGGCCAATTAAGTACTACGGATTCGCTAGTTGGATAGATAAGAATCCTGTTAACTGGACTTTTTCGTGTATCCAGAACAACAAAACAG ATCAATGCCACCCAACGAGTTTAACAACGACGAAATACGACTACCAATTGTTCCCAATCGACTACCTCGTAAAAAATGAACATGGAATACTACTAAATTTCAGCGTAAAAGCTGAACGAGACGCTCATATTCTTTTATCTTCAACAAATCAAACAGTCTCGAGAGGTCAGAATGATTATGAAATAGTTTTGGGATCACATAGAAATACGAAATCGGAAATTCGACCATCGACGAATGAAAGTAACGAAAAAGATATCGTAACTTTGAAAGAATGGCGTACATTCTGGATTCGAGTTTCGTCCGATGGATTAATCGAAGTAGGAAAGAATGGAAATAAATCTTCATTCATGTCGTGGAACGCTACCGGTGGCACGAATTTTACCCATTTTGGATTCGCTAGTTGGAATGGCAATACTGTGAACTGGATGATCCATTGTAGTCAGATTCGggatgataaaaataaaacca AAAATGACAAGATCCTCGCAAAAGATTTGTTGACGAACTATTCTCGATCTACGCCTCCAAATGGTAATGGAACATTTCTGGATCAAGCAAATATTACAATCGTAATCCAAAATTCCACTTTCTCg gacCCTGAATCTGTCGAGATAAACGGATTAGCAAAAATA aCGTGA
- the LOC135833327 gene encoding fibroblast growth factor receptor homolog 1-like produces MQLFTGIYRKSIPVLHKRRRKKSMYSFAMRAQQRMSSRRSSYICSCQNNYLGSPPTTMCRPECNSDSECPQNKTCRELKCQDVCAEKCGFKAQCQMINHEPICSCLPGFTGNPFLYCIKEEEKNPCIPSPCGSNSECRVENHHSVCSCQNNYFGSPPTTMCRPECNSDSECPQNKTCRELKCQDVCAGKCAYNAQCQIINHVPICSCSPGFTGNPISYCTEEEDGSIKMLLIPVFIIMLLFSIIIIGTVFYCKYKREMEKRKGEIANMTRLVKKIVVQKQIDTNGDFQDIMSMPVVSIQHLISGKDRSGMVSDGEYEMSLDERWEYPRKDLRIIKTLGVGEFGQVVQAEASNILGQENGTTIVAVKMLKDNHTDSDMIDLVSEMEVLKVLGNHPNILRLLGCCSQGGPLLLITEYADNGNLKHFLERHTHQSTELAEITLLAYARQIANGMTYLGSMKCIHRDLAARNILVTEDYTMKIADFGLTRNVTDSEYYRKTTEGRLPIKWMAPETLFDNKYSIKSDVWSYGVLLWEIMTHGENPYPSVKTLPGMLRVLNENRRLEKPPNASTDVYNLMLDCWKYEPRQRPNFSTIVERLTELLTNAEVVNESSDESDLKSIISTTTPTELDKLITNCSHDEKDYFQVEQ; encoded by the exons ATGCAGTTGTTTACCGGGATTTACAGGAAATCCATTCCTGTATTGCATAAAAGAAGAAG aaaaaaatccatgtatTCCTTCGCCATGCGGGCCCAACAGCGAATGTCGAGTAGAAGATCATCATACATATGTTCTTGCCAGAACAACTACCTTGGTTCGCCTCCGACGACGATGTGCAGACCCGAATGCAATTCAGACTCTGAGTGTCCGCAGAACAAAACCTGCCGAGAGTTAAAATGTCAGGATGTATGTGCAGAAAAGTGTGGTTTTAAAGCGCAGTGTCAAATGATTAATCACGAGCCTATATGCAGTTGTTTACCGGGATTTACAGGAAATCCATTCCTGTACTGCATAAAAGAAGAAG aaaaaaatccatgtatTCCTTCGCCATGCGGGTCAAACAGCGAATGTCGAGTAGAAAATCATCACTCAGTATGTTCTTGCCAGAACAACTACTTTGGTTCGCCTCCGACGACGATGTGCAGACCCGAATGCAATTCAGACTCTGAGTGTCCGCAGAACAAAACCTGCCGAGAGTTAAAATGTCAGGATGTATGTGCAGGAAAGTGTGCTTATAATGCACAGTGTCAAATCATTAATCACGTGCCTATATGCAGTTGTTCGCCTGGATTCACAGGAAATCCAATCTCATACTGCACAGAAGAAGAAG ATGGTTCTATCAAGATGTTACTGATCCCCGTGTTCATAATAATGTTATTATtctcaataataataattggtACTGTTTTTTACTGCAAATACAAGAG ggaaatggaaaaaagaaaaggagAAATTGCGAACATGACACGACTAGTGAAAAAGATTGTTGTTCAGAAACAAATTGACACCAATGGAGATTTTCAGGATATCATG AGCATGCCTGTTGTTTCGATTCAACATTTAATAAGTGGAAAAGATAGAAGTGGAATGGTATCGGATGGAGAATATGAAATGTCATTAGATGAACGTTGGGAATATCCTCGAAAGGACTTGCGCATAATAAAAACTTTGGGGGTAGGCGAATTTGGACAGGTTGTTCAAGCCGAAGCGAGCAATATTTTAGGACAGGAAAATGGAACTACAATTGTAGCAGTGAAAATGCTCAAAG acaaTCATACTGACTCAGACATGATAGATTTGGTATCTGAAATGGAGGTATTAAAAGTTCTAGGAAACCACCCAAACATCCTACGGCTGCTTGGCTGCTGCAGCCAAGGGGGACCCTTGCTTTTAATTACAGAGTATGCTGATAACGGaaacttgaaacattttctTGAAAGACACACCCATCAATCCACTGAACTGGCGGAAATTACTCTTTTGGCTTACGCTCGTCAAATTGCGAATGGGATGACTTACCTAGGTTCTATGAAG TGCATTCACAGGGATTTGGCTGCTCGAAACATTCTCGTAACAGAAGACTACACGATGAAAATAGCGGATTTTGGCCTAACCAGAAACGTAACAGATTCAGAGTACTACAGGAAAACAACAGAAGGTAGACTTCCTATAAAATGGATGGCACCTGAAACTTTATTCGACAACAAATACTCCATAAAATCTGACGT GTGGTCATATGGTGTACTTTTATGGGAAATTATGACTCATGGTGAGAATCCATACCCTTCTGTTAAAACCCTCCCTGGAATGCTTCGCGTTTTGAACGAGAATCGTCGACTGGAAAAGCCCCCAAACGCGTCTACAGATGT GTACAATTTAATGTTGGATTGTTGGAAATATGAACCAAGACAACGTCCAAATTTCTCAACTATTGTTGAACGCCTAACAGAATTATTAACAAATGCTGAG gtGGTCAACGAATCGTCTGATGAATCTGATTTAAAAAGCATAATTTCTACAACAACCCCCACTGAATTGGACAAATTGATTACAAACTGCTCGCATGATGAGAAggattattttcaagttgaacagTAA